The DNA region ATGGCCACATGGCCCTGCGGATCGCACAGCACGGCGAAGATGTCGGCGGCCGGGGCGGGGATGGTTCGGGGCACTTCGATGCGATCGGTCATGCGTTGATGGTGTCAGCAGATCCAGTGGGATGGATCACTCAGGGTTTCGCTGTGAGTGAAGTGCGGGAACTGAAATAGCCATGGGGGTAAAAGACCGGACCACCACAGCGACGGCACAACCGCGGATGTTGCGGCAAGCACTGGACTTCATCCACAGCAATGCGCAATACGACATCACCATCCGCGATATCGCCGCGGCCGCCGATGTCACGCCTCGTGCCATTCAATACGCGTTCCGTGAGCACCTGACCACAACACCACTGGAATACCTGCGCCGCATCAGGCTGGAGCGGGCCCACCGGGAGTTGAAGTCGGCCGACCCGGCGTTGGACACAGTCACGTCGATCGCCGGGCGCTGCGGATTCAGCCATCCCGGTCGCTTCAGCAGCGCCTACAAGGAAGTCTTCGGCACCGAACCCAGTCGCACTCTGCGCAGCACCTGAGCGTCAGAGCGGGGTGAAGCCGGCGCTGGTCAGGATCCCGGGCTGCCATCCCTGCGCTCCGACACACAGCAACGGTCGGCCGTCAGGGGCCTGCGCGGCGGCCTGCGGGTTGGGGCACCGGCTGCCGATTTCCCGGACGCCGTGCAGCTCGTAGCTGATCTGCCAGAAGCCCGTGTAGACCGGGGGCCACTGGTTGGGAATCCACCGGCACTGCATGGCCGCGCCGCCTTTGCCGCGACCGAACGTGAAGCGCTCCATGTTCGTGCAAGGTCCGGTGAGTGGGGCGTCGTAGACCATTCCGGGGACGTCGGTGTCGTAGCGACCTGAGTCGTCGGGGTACATCGGACCCGGCTCGGCTATCGCGGCCGGCGCTGCGCCCAGGGCAGCAGCTCCGATGGCGGTCGCCACGAGCATCTCGCGAATCATGTCCTACCCCTAGGTCGTCTGAACGGGTCCGGTGTATCGCGAACTCTAGCGGGTACGGCGGGATCGCCATCGGCTTTCCGGACTGGCAAACACGATCTCGGCCCGCCACCTGGGGGGGGTTGGTGGCGGGCCGAGCTTATCGGGGTTGTCTGTGCTGCTGACTACGAAGCTACGACCTCAAGCTGAGAATGACCTGATAGAAAGGTCACCACTTCGACACGGATCGGTCAGTGGGTGTTACTGCCTGCGCCGGTTTTCCCG from Mycobacterium sp. DL includes:
- a CDS encoding helix-turn-helix transcriptional regulator, which gives rise to MGVKDRTTTATAQPRMLRQALDFIHSNAQYDITIRDIAAAADVTPRAIQYAFREHLTTTPLEYLRRIRLERAHRELKSADPALDTVTSIAGRCGFSHPGRFSSAYKEVFGTEPSRTLRST